The sequence GGCCTTGGGCTGGCCGAGCGCTTCGAGGACGAGCAGCGCGAAATCGGCGCGCATCGTCTCGTCCACCTGCACCAGCTTGGTTCCCTTCTCGATGCCGAGCGACTGGATCAGCGCGGCAAGGGCGGCCTGCGGCCCGGTCGCGTCGGACCAGGTGAAGAAGGGCAGGTCGGTCTGCCGCCGCATTTCGTCGGCGTTGAGCTCCGGCATCAGGATGGCCGCGCCGGCGGGCGTCGCGATCAGCAGGCAGGGGCGCTCGTCGGCATGCGGATGCACGTCGGCGATATAGGCCATGTGCGGGCCCGGCCCGAGCGCCACCGCGTCGACGCCATTCTGGCGGAGCATGGATTGAAGGGTGGCAAGCCGTGTCATCGTCGTCTCCCGCGAGAAGTTTCACTATTGGTAAAAATTATGCGGGGCTCGGTCAACCGACGATCGCCGCGCTTGCGAAGCCGGCGCGATTGCGGCATTGCCTAGGAAAGGCCGATCTGGCCGCAGGGTGATGATGCGCGTCCTTCTCGTCAAACTCTCGTCGCTTGGCGACGTCGTCCACACCTATCCTGCGGTGACGGACGCCATGCGCGCCATTCCCGGCCTTGAGCTGGACTGGGTCGTCGACGAGGCGTTCGCGCCGCTGGCAAGACTGCATCCAGCCGTGCGCAACGTCATCGCCCTGCCGATTCGCCGGATGAAGAAGAAGCCGCGCGAGACCTTCGCCGAAATGAAGGACGCCGTCGGCATGCTCCGGGGCGGCGGCTACGACCTGCTGATCGACGCCCAGGGGTTAATGAAGAGTTCGCTCGTCGGGATGTTTTCCGGCGTCACGCCACGCCACGGCTTCGCCAAGGGCAGCGCGCGCGAGAGCATGGCGACCTGGTTCTACCAAGTCGGCCACGACATCCCCGAAACCGAGCATATGGTCACGCGGATCCGCAAGCTGTTCGCGCAGTCGCTCGGCTATCCGATGCCGAGAGGCCCGGCGGATGCTGGGCTGGTGCCGGATTTCGCCAATACCGGTATCCGGACGCGCAGCGGCGACGGCGTCGTGCTGATCCACGGCACCAGCTGGGCCACCAAGACCTGGACGGTCGAAGGCTGGCGCGGCGTTGCCGAGCATTGTGGCGCGGCCGGCCTCGGCGTGAAGCTGTTCGCGCATGGCGCCACCGAGACCGAGCGGGCGGCCAGAATCGCGGCCGGCCTGCCGAACGTCGAACAGGTGCCGGCCGGTGGGCTGGAGAGCCTCATTCCGGTGATCGCCAATGCAGCCGGCGTCGTCACTGTCGATACGGGCCTCGGCCATCTCGCCGCTGCCTTCGGCATCCCGACGATCGGCCTCTATGGCCCAACCAATCCCGGCCTTACCGGGCTGGTCGGTCCCGACGTCGAAGAGTTCGTGTCGACGCGCGATTGCGCGCCCTGCGAACAGACGCAATGCCGGATCAAGCCGGACTTTGGCGAGGGACCGCCCTGCATGGCCGACCAGACCGCCGATCGGGTCGGGCAGGCCCTGGCTCGGCGGCTGCGCCTCGCCTCAGCCGGCGGTCTTTGAGTTAGCCGCATCCTCGGCTTCGAAAAGCGCGCCCATCACATGATAGAGCGTCGACGCCGGCATGTGGTCGACCAGCGGGGTGCCGTCGGCTTCGATCCGGTCCATCCAGCCGCCTTCAAGTGAATCCGGCGCAAAGGTCAGCAGGCTCGCCATCAGATGATCGGCCATCTCCGCCGCGCCGGGCTGGCCTTCGCGAGTTGCGGTAACGAGTGCCTTGACACCCTCGGCATGCGGCCAGGACCGGAAGCTCGGGATCATAACGCTGCCGCTGTCCGTCACCGCATCGACGATCAGGCCGGTCGACTGGTCCAGGCCGTGATCGAGGCCAAACATCAGCAGCCGGTCCGTCACGGATTCCGGCACGATGCCGCCAAGGCGGCGATACTCGCCGAGCAGCCAGTACCATTCGAACTGGTGGCCCGGTTCGACGCGGTTTTCGCCGCGCGCAAGCAGTGGCTTCCAGTCGGGCGAGAAGTCCTCGAGCAAGGCCCCGCTCTCGGGATCGATCATCCGCTCCAGGGCAAGTTTTACCAGGGCGTCGGCACGGGCGAAGTCGCGCGCCCGTCCGGTCGTCTCGTAGAGCGCCAGCACGGCTTCCAGTAGGTGCATGTGCGGGTTCTGGCGGCGCGTCGGGTCGGCCGAGGGCGTCGCATCGAGAAATCCGCCATGCGGCGCGGCCAGCACGACGTCGATCTCGGCGAGCGTTTCGTCCGCCAGGCGGATCGCATGCGGGTCGCCCGTCAGGCGATAGCTCCAGGCGAGCGCATAGACGATGAAGGCATGGGCATAGAGATCGCGCACCCGGCTCGCCGGCTTGCCGTCCGCGTCGATCGAAAAGATCCAGCCGGGATGGCCGTCGCCACGGTGATAGAGCCGCTCGACATTGGCGAGACACGTGACCACGGCCTCGTCCGCGCCCTTGTGCCAGCCCTTGAGGCTGGCGCGCGAAAAGGTGGCGATCTGGCGGGCCTGCACCATCAGCCGGGTGGCCGGCAGGGCGAGCGGCCGGCGCTCGAAATCGAGCCGTTCGTGGAACAGGCCGCGTTGCCGGTCGAAGCCGGTCTCGGCCCAGAGCGGAAGGGCTGCTTCGGTCGCCCAGGCCTTGGCGTAGGCGAGGCTTTTCACGACTTGGCCGCCGCGACGAGCGCGCTCGTGGAACGGCCGGCGATCAGATTGGCCAGCACCACCTTGCCGCCGCGCGCCTTGACGAAGTCAGCGCCGACGACTTGGTCCTCGCGATAGTCCGCGCCCTTCACCAGCACGTCTGGCCGGATCGCGTGGATGGCCTCGAGCGGCGTGTCCTCGTCGAACAGGACCACGAGGTCAACCGCCCGCAGCGCGCCCATCACGCGCGCGCGGGCCTGCTCGTCCTGCAGCGGCCGCGACGGACCCTTCAGGCGCTTGACCGAGGCATCGGTATTGAGGGCCACGACCAGCCGGTCGCCTTCCTTCGCCGCCGCCTCGATCAGCGCGATGTGACCGGGATGCAGCAGGTCGAAGCAGCCATTGGTGAACACGACCCGCGAGCCTCGGGCCTGCCAGCGGGCGACGATCTTGGCCGCATCAGCGCGTGAGACAAGCGCGCCGGCACGGTCCTCGGCATGGCTGGTGCGATCGAGGGCCGCGACCAGCTCGGCGCGCGTCACGACGGCCGTGCCGAGCTTGCTGACGGCGATCGCGGCGGCGGCATTGGCCGTGACGACGCTGGTTTCGAGCGGCAACCCGGAGGCGAGCGCCACGGCGAGCGCGGCAACCACCGTATCGCCGGCGCCGGAGACGTCGAACACCTCGCGTGCCTCGGTCGGAACATGCGTCACAGCGCCGGTCTGGCGCCAGAGCGTCATACCCTTCTCGGCGCGGGTCACCAGCACGTCGCCATCGAATTGCTGGCCGGCCGCTGCGGCGGCGCGCACCGCTTCCTCGTCGGTATCGTCGTTCAGGCCGGTCGCCTCGAACAGTTCCTTGCGGTTGGGCGTCACCAGCGTCGCGCCGCGATAAATGTCGAAGGTCCGGCGCTTCGGATCGACGATCACCGGCACCTTGCGTGCCCGCGCCTCGGCGATCAGCGACGTGATGACCCAGTCGGAGAGCACGCCCTTGGCATAGTCGGAGAGCACGACGATATCGGCTTCGGCGATGGCCGCCTTGCCGGCCGCGATCAGGTTGGCCTCTGCCTCGGGGCCTGGCGAGCCGGGGCTCTCGGCGTCGATGCGGACGATCTGCTGGCGGCCGCTCATGACCCGGGTCTTGGTCACGGTCGGGCGGGTCTTGTCGACAACAAGGTGATTCAGGTGGATGGCGGGGTATTCGGCGAGCACGGTCCGAAGCTCATCGGCTTCGACGTCCGCGCCGACATAGCCGACCAGCGTCACCGCCGCACCGAGTCCCGCGACATTGGCGGCGACATTGGCCGCGCCACCGGCGACGATGCGGATATTACCGTGCAGCAGCACCGGCACGGGCGCTTCCGGAGAGATCCGGCTGACGGAGCCGGTGATGTAGCGGTCCACCATGACATCGCCGATGACGGCCACGCGGCCGGAATGCAGTTCGTCCAGCATCGAAAGATCCTATTTGGCCCGGATGGGCGCATCCGCCTGTAGGAGCACCCCGGCGACGAAATCGTCAAGATCTCCGCCGGTGAAGCGATGTCCTGAAATATTGGCCGCCGTA is a genomic window of Kaistia defluvii containing:
- the waaC gene encoding lipopolysaccharide heptosyltransferase I — protein: MRVLLVKLSSLGDVVHTYPAVTDAMRAIPGLELDWVVDEAFAPLARLHPAVRNVIALPIRRMKKKPRETFAEMKDAVGMLRGGGYDLLIDAQGLMKSSLVGMFSGVTPRHGFAKGSARESMATWFYQVGHDIPETEHMVTRIRKLFAQSLGYPMPRGPADAGLVPDFANTGIRTRSGDGVVLIHGTSWATKTWTVEGWRGVAEHCGAAGLGVKLFAHGATETERAARIAAGLPNVEQVPAGGLESLIPVIANAAGVVTVDTGLGHLAAAFGIPTIGLYGPTNPGLTGLVGPDVEEFVSTRDCAPCEQTQCRIKPDFGEGPPCMADQTADRVGQALARRLRLASAGGL
- a CDS encoding AGE family epimerase/isomerase, which encodes MKSLAYAKAWATEAALPLWAETGFDRQRGLFHERLDFERRPLALPATRLMVQARQIATFSRASLKGWHKGADEAVVTCLANVERLYHRGDGHPGWIFSIDADGKPASRVRDLYAHAFIVYALAWSYRLTGDPHAIRLADETLAEIDVVLAAPHGGFLDATPSADPTRRQNPHMHLLEAVLALYETTGRARDFARADALVKLALERMIDPESGALLEDFSPDWKPLLARGENRVEPGHQFEWYWLLGEYRRLGGIVPESVTDRLLMFGLDHGLDQSTGLIVDAVTDSGSVMIPSFRSWPHAEGVKALVTATREGQPGAAEMADHLMASLLTFAPDSLEGGWMDRIEADGTPLVDHMPASTLYHVMGALFEAEDAANSKTAG
- the rfaE1 gene encoding D-glycero-beta-D-manno-heptose-7-phosphate kinase yields the protein MLDELHSGRVAVIGDVMVDRYITGSVSRISPEAPVPVLLHGNIRIVAGGAANVAANVAGLGAAVTLVGYVGADVEADELRTVLAEYPAIHLNHLVVDKTRPTVTKTRVMSGRQQIVRIDAESPGSPGPEAEANLIAAGKAAIAEADIVVLSDYAKGVLSDWVITSLIAEARARKVPVIVDPKRRTFDIYRGATLVTPNRKELFEATGLNDDTDEEAVRAAAAAGQQFDGDVLVTRAEKGMTLWRQTGAVTHVPTEAREVFDVSGAGDTVVAALAVALASGLPLETSVVTANAAAAIAVSKLGTAVVTRAELVAALDRTSHAEDRAGALVSRADAAKIVARWQARGSRVVFTNGCFDLLHPGHIALIEAAAKEGDRLVVALNTDASVKRLKGPSRPLQDEQARARVMGALRAVDLVVLFDEDTPLEAIHAIRPDVLVKGADYREDQVVGADFVKARGGKVVLANLIAGRSTSALVAAAKS